Genomic DNA from Streptomyces venezuelae:
TCGCCCGCGCCGCCGCGTCGAACAGTCCCGTCGAGAGCAGCCCGCGTGCCGCGCTCTCCACGTCCGCGTACCCGAAGGGGCACGCGACCCGGCCCGACCCGTCCGGCTTCAGGCCCGCCCGTTCCGCGACCATCTCCAGGTCGTCGCGGAGCGCGGGGCGCCAGCTGCCCGCGCTCCGGAGCGGGTCCGCGAGCTTCGTCGCCACCTTCAGGACGGACGAGGTCGCGCAACGCTCCGGCGGGCCCCAGCCGGCGAGCACCACCGGAGTGCCGTGCCCGGCCAACGGCGTCGCCGCCTCCAGGAGGTCGGAAAGCCCTTCGGAGTCGCCCGCCCTACAGCCGATCGGCTGGAAGGCCGTGACGAGGTTGTACGTGGGCAGGCCCGGGTCCGCCGCGTCCGCGGGACCGCCTTCCACCAGCCGGGCGGCGGCACGCGCGCGTGCGTCACCCGTCGAGTCCGGCAGCAGACGTTCACGCGCGAGAGCAAGACGTTCGGGCTGCGAGGGGTCGACCCCGGTGACCGCGGCACCCCGTGAGGCCGCCATCAGCAGAGCCAGTCCGGAACCGCAGCCGAGGCCGAGGAGCCGGGTGCCGTTCCCCACGTCGAGCCGTTCGTACACCGCTTCGTAGAGCGGGACCAGCATCCGTTCCTGGATCTCCGCCCAGTCACGCGCGCGTGCACCCAGGTCCACACGGGGCGCCGCGCCCGCGTGGGGAAGGTGCGACTGCACGAGTGTTGGTGTCATCGAATGCGCCCCAATCAGCCGAGAGTTAGTGCCGTGACGTAATCCAACGGTTCGTCCGCCCCCGTGCAGTGCGCTCGCACTCCCCCCGTATGCCAGAGAACTCCGCATCCGTCGTGGAGTCC
This window encodes:
- a CDS encoding SAM-dependent methyltransferase — translated: MTPTLVQSHLPHAGAAPRVDLGARARDWAEIQERMLVPLYEAVYERLDVGNGTRLLGLGCGSGLALLMAASRGAAVTGVDPSQPERLALARERLLPDSTGDARARAAARLVEGGPADAADPGLPTYNLVTAFQPIGCRAGDSEGLSDLLEAATPLAGHGTPVVLAGWGPPERCATSSVLKVATKLADPLRSAGSWRPALRDDLEMVAERAGLKPDGSGRVACPFGYADVESAARGLLSTGLFDAAARATDQAQVDKELTEALHPHRRADGTVWMPNVFRYLIARTP